DNA sequence from the Coffea eugenioides isolate CCC68of chromosome 9, Ceug_1.0, whole genome shotgun sequence genome:
GTTAATTTGGGATTGGAGTTGAACATGTCTGTCACCTAATTAGAGGTAGTAATTATCAAGAAACGTTTTCAATGATCTCGTACATGAAATGCTTTTCCAGATGGTGTTTGCTTTTGATTGCCTTCAAAGTTTCTTCAGATGTTCCTGATGCTTGCAGTATTGTACAAGTTTTATGTgcacttgattttcttttgagaaTTTGCTACTACCATTATGTTACCGACATATTTGTTACTAGCATTATGTTGCCAACATTATTCTGAAGCCAAGTTTTGCATCTTTTTAATCAATAAAAGTGCTAGAGGGCAAAGTGCTATTTTCTTAAATCATATTATGTTTACTTAAAAATTTGATGTGGGAAACCTGATTCATGAGATGGGCCAATTTGTTTTTATAGAAATTATGGACACATTCAAGTTGTCCAGTTGTCTCCCTTGTTTATTGGGATACACTTCATAGTTCCTGTTAGATTTGTTCAACAGAAAAGTTTTCTAGTCCTGAATTGTCTATTTCTTCGGACGTCATGAAGTAGATCTACTTGAGGAAGCCTGGAATTAAAGCTGCTAATAATggttttgaactttgtttgtcTTGGGATGGAAGGGATGGTTTGATTTTGAAGTGTAAGAGGTTGGGACAGAATAATCTGAACTTGTGGAAAAGAGAGGGCGTGCAGGCTAGAAGACAGCTAGAATAAGGATTTTGATTGGAGCTGTACAGTTTAGAAGAGGAGATGGTCAATAAGAAGAAATCCTAGGATGCATTTATGTTCCAAGACAAGTTTAGGTCAAGCATTCAAGGACCATATGAATCCCTTTTGCAAGTTATTGACAGAGCACATGAGTCATACCACATTAAAACTATGCAAAGCTAATCTATAGATAAGGACCCTGATACAAAAACTTGCTAGATTATTCTACAACGCTTTTCTACTATTCCTAAAGGAACACCTAAAACTTCACCTCATGAAATGAGGTACCTGCTGGAAATCTGGAATCTAGATTCACGGCAAATAAGTAGTATGAGGATGTCTGACTTAGAAGTAATAAGATTCATCCTAGCTTAATTTGATCAACAATATCaaaatttgaataaaaagtTAGTAGTAAAACCTTTGTCTAAACTGCgtccttcattttctttgtattaCTTTTCATGAACCTTTAATAGACTCTCTTAGCCCCTTGTTATCTTTAAATCACCTCTTGGATTTACCATTGTATCTGAAATACAAAAAATGTAGTACTTTATGCAAGCAAATTTTTTTGATAGGCAACGGGTGGAAGTAAGATAGTTctgagaccaaaaaaaaaaaaaaagtactgtgCATGGCTATGAATTGTCTGTGCTGACATAGTGACGGAATTTTCATCTTGGCTTGTTCTTGTTTGGACCAAAAAAAGTAGATATTATGGCTGTAAAAACCTGGGTGTTTCATTCTGCTGCTTCAAAAAATAGTGTTGCTGGGGAAGAGTACTTTAGCTTCTCAAGCCAAGTTTGTATTATCTAGTATCCTACTTATCTTATACAATATCTTTCCTGAGTTTTAAAGCTATTGGTAATAGCGGCTTTTTTTGTGCCGCACAGTAGGCAAGAATTGGAAGTGATGCACTTTTGGCTGTGATTCCAGATCCAGTTACATGTTTTTCAACTGCAAAGTATTCTCaaactcaagtattcaaagTCTTTCCCAGCTCCAGCTTGCTCATTGTTGATTGGATAACTAGTGGCCGTTATGGAAGAGGTGAAAAGTGGGACTTTGAACTTTACAAGAGCACTAACAACATTTTTCTAGATGCTGATGAGCCTTTGTTTCTTGACACGGTATTGTCATCCTCAATCCATGTTTTTTAACTATGCTAGCATCATTGTGTACTAAGTGTGTGATATTGAAGAGAGTGGTGAAACTGAAGTATTTTAATCttataagaaatttttattttttgaactatTGCTTGCAATAGATTCATGTCAATCTTGAATATCTTTAGTTTTTTGTAGAATgttgtattttttttgttttaattgctTTCGAGCTTTCAACCTATGGTCATTTAATGTCCTTTTAATCAATTTATGCATATACAGGCCATAATCCTGGGAATATATGTCATGTTGGACAATAGAATATTGTAATCATGACAACTGCAGTTTACAGGAACATGGTAAATTAATTTTGTCAAACAACTTTGAGCAAATGTCGATTAGATGCCTTAATGATAGGAAACAACTTTGAGAtgaattcccaaaaaaaaaaaaaagatcttttGGATGAAATTGCTTTATTCTGATGGACTGAGCCTGGAGAATGTGTTTCTCCATAGCAATTAATGTTGATATTAGTTGAAATAATCAAATGCAAACATCTCATGGAGATACAAGCTTCAGATCTTCAAACTGATTTACTTGGAACTTCGGTGCACTTTTTGAACTTTGGCTTGCTTAAAGATCATCTAGCACTTTGGCATGCACAGGTGTTATGTTACCCAGGCTTCTATTGTCTTCAACATGGAGATCATTtagctaattttttttcctctatcaggaatcttttgttttcctttttcacaCATGAATAAGCATTAGTTGTTGGTGAAGTCTCAGAATGCTCTCTGCATTTGGGTTTCTTGACTCCCTTGCGTTGGGAGACTTGCTTTTGATATTTTCTATACATCCGACTCTAAAACAAactcattttgttttctttacatcTGAACTAATTAGAGAATGTTGATCCAGGAATGGTTACCTTTAATTCAGTTCTCTTCTCTGAAGTTTTTCCTTCTACAAGATTGACTCTGTTGTAACTAGATGATGGTTATCATTCTCATTTAAATGGCTCcgattgttttactttgatcacAGATATTGCTAGAGCAGGGAAGGTATAGCAGTATTGCTGAACGGATGCAAGATTATCAAGTAATTGCAATGGTTATACTTTTGGGGTATGTGTTGACTCGATGAATTAATTTAACCAGTACTTTTATTCTTTATATGATTATTTCCTTTCCACTACTTAATCTTGGTTATCTGAGGGACTACAAATCTTTTTAATTTTAGGCCAAAGCTGAAGTTCATTCAAGACCAAATTCAGGAAAATGTGAAAAACTTGATGTCTCAGCAATTACGTATTCCTTCAGGTAGCTCTGGACGATATGGAGATATTGATGACAATCCTTTCTTCACCAGACCGAGCTTTTTGGCCTCCTGCAGCGTCTTTGGTCCAAAGGTAGATTTTTTTCACATGGGTGTTAGTTTTCTTGCAATGGTAGGCTCTTTTTACAGTCAATATTCAATAGGTTCTGTTCCAAGGAAATTTTATTTTAGTGTTTGTTTAATACCACTGACTAATCTGCAAGGCTTTGCATCTACAATTGCTGTCAGGGTCTTCTACTAGTCGTGTCATATATGCTTGAAGATCCTCATGGAATTTTTAAAGTCTTTGGATAGCTCTTTGAGAATCTTATACTAATCAGTGGGTTACACGACATAAGCAAGTATATTGCATGATTTTGCCATTAGGCATTGtggtatatatttttttcttttatatcttAATCTTTCATGGATCATTGTATGCCTTGTGGAAGCTTGATTTATGTAAATTTTGCCTGTCTCCATTACATGCACAGATGGTTAGACTTGAAGATTGACAAGCTTTCCACCTTACTGTCATGCTTTCTCTTGAACTCCTTATTGTAAAAAATGCTTCTTTTCTTAAACTGAAGTAACATTTTCTGTAAGAATGTTTGGCATAGCTTCCGAAATGTCTGCTTCCTCTATACTGACATTGATGTAGTGAAAATTCCATCTCTGCATCGTCAAGTCAGGGAAATTTTAGCATTTGTACAAGTTGTTTCATGCGTCAAATTTTGTTTAACTAAATATACATGTTACATTCTTCATTTGAAGACATGCCAACTCCTTCCTGTTTTTCGCAGGGAAGAGGTGTTGTGGTTCGAATTGCTGCAATGACGACTGAGTCAGTCTACAGTTTTCTTCAATGTCAGTTGTCTGGCCTGGACTCACTGCTTGGTGTGGCGCCATATCGATGATTGCGGAGGGCCTTTTTGTGGCTtaggaaacatcataaagtcaTCCAAGATACTGAAAGAGGCTAATTGCTCTGTTTGTACTTTTTTCCTTCTAAAGAAGATTCTCTTAATTAAGTGGTAATATAATCTATGATATTGTATCTGGCACATTTTCAACTTCTGTTATAGTGCCTAATCCTGGTTGCAAAATTTGTAGTGGGGATAATTTTATAAACCTCCCTTTCTAACAATTTTGCGTAGCGCCCCTGATGTTTTGAGTGCTGTAATAATGTAAACCCCTATCACAATAAGTGATATTAAAAGGCTGTGGGAAATGTAGGCAAGTGATATCAAAGTCAAGTATTCATAGCCCCCTTTTGAGTCAGACATgaaaatgagttatattttttACCCAAAATTGGGCATTTaaatgtttcaaaatttggaaaaaggaATGGCCCTCATCAGCTTGAAAGCAAAAGTACATGTAAAGAATATGTAAAGAAGTCTCGAGGAAAAATAGTCTTGTTGAGATATTTCCCCGCCCTGCCAGTACAACACCACTACAAATTCATTACCTAACGGACAATCAAGAAGAAGGTTGCAATCTTGCTTAGAGAACATGCATGCACCATTAAGTCCCTGAACACAGGGGACTTATGTACTGAGCCTTGATCTTTTTAGCGCAACAAGAACATCTTGTATGCTGCTTCTCTGTCTTGGAGACTCCATTGTGCAGCCCAGAGCAACTTTCATGATTGAGGCTATGCACCTTTGCTTTTCACCAAAATATTCATCACTCTTCTTTAGCAAATTAGCGTCGATGACATTAGCTAATCCATCAGGTATTGAATTAGCCACCCAGCTCTTCAGGCtcaaattttcattaatttatATGGATTGAAGATATTTTGTAATTTACAATGTTATttcattattcttgtttattgTTATATTTTATGATTTCGAGATCTCTACGTATCTATGACATGTTAATATATTTTCTGTCATTAATGCAGATTCATGGCTGTGAAATTATATGTCTATTATCAGGCAAAAAAAAACCTGTAATGAAAATTATGTACCAGTTTTTGGCTTCACTTGGGCTTCTAATGTAGTGTCTAAACAATGAACGGTGGAAGACTTCGATCAGATTGGTAGAATTGGGCATATATCATAATGTCCTTTCACTTGTTGAGAGTATAAAAAGTCCTTGAATATTTTGTCAAAAAAACCTTAATCCTCATCAGCCTAGCATACAAGAAAAGTTTATAGTAGATTATTAGGGTGACTAGAAGTCCTTATGTCCAACCTAAAATATCTATTTCCGCAAATGATGGTAAGGACCGATTAAGTTGTGCTCAATTATGGCACCTTGAATCATGTCTCAGAATCGCGCTGAAATAGGGATGGCAATTAGGACGTTGCCTGCGGGAGCTTGATGAGGTGGGGGATAGGGCAGGGGGGTGGTCATTTTCTCCCTCCGTTAAAAAACAGGGCAAGGAACGAGGACATCTCCTGTCCTGTCACCcacctaaaaaataaatatatactataattatatatatattatatttaatattattaattataacaattatattattagttataaatataacATTATGTATAtctaatataattaatattattagttgtattaataattatacatttatactaatacaAATTGCTGATTAGTTATACTAATACATTTGTACTGAATAACTAATTACACTTTTATTCTTTGACATTCTTGAGATTGAAAAGGTGAAAATCTGACTACTCGAGTTGTATTTGTCTCATtatattggattgtattaaaATAGTATCTATTTGTTTTTATGGGTTAAGTATTGTGAAATTATCAGAAATTGTGTATCAGCAATAAGTTGGTAACGTGCTGGTCTTTAAAATACTTGATTGTTGATTGAAATTTGCCTGAAATTTCGTTACAAGGCAAATTTCTATTAGCCTGCCTGCGAGGGAAAGTTGGGCAGGCCCGGGGGGCGCGGGTGATGGGGGCAAGGTAGGAGTTGGGAAGGGGAGTGGAGAATGTTGGGGCAGCAGGCCTCTTCCATCCGACCCCTGCCTTATTGCCATTCTTAGGATGAAAGCAGACCCAAAACGAgtacttatttatttttaattggtCCTTTTTATCTAATTTGGATGATATTAATCCATTTTTAACCCTCCAAGTAGTGACTTTGGTAGGTTGAGACTCCAGAATAATTCTAGACCTGAAGTACAAGTTCTTCATCATATGCATATTCTACTTGGGTAGGAGATTGGACAGTTCCAACAATTGTACTGAGCAGCGTACACCTATACTTACAACTcgtaacatacttaaaacacgAATGTTGAGCCATTCTGCATGGTGTTTTGCTCTAAACTATTCTTACAGAGTTACTTGTAAAAGTCTTGAACAAAAAATTTTATCAAGGCTGGAACTCACTATTTTGATAAGCCTAACAGTTGATTTTCGACCACTGAGAATACTCTGAATAAGAAGATAATGAAACCCACTAATACAACTTCAATAAAATTGTGGAGTTTTTATTTGTCCAGTTGATACCATTACATTGATCAAAGATCAACTATTAGGTTCGCTAAGTAATTGGCATAGACTGTGACAAGTGTTTTCTCCTTAAACAGCTATGTTGTTactctaaaatacccttatatcTGGGAAAATAGTCACACAGTTACTATTTGTGGAACCCATTtataggggtggcaattcgggtccaaatcaggttggcgggtcgggttcgggtcaacccgtcagAAAATCtattgacccgaacccgacccgccaacccgtgacgggtcaggtatgctgacccgaacccgaaaatttcaggttgacgggttggcgggtcgacccgaaatgacccgaaacttaattttaatttattaatttatcactgtaatttctaataaaatcaatttctcacaaaactaattacataatcaagtaataaaaatttaaataaataattccaaaccaaatctaaaataaattaaacaccgtaaaagtgttttatcccaaacaaaatataaaagtaaaatataatataatatattatttgtccaaatataataatttcaacttcacacaaattaaataaattcatttaggattaagtaattaatgcctttgaaaaaaagaataacttagtttagttagataaaattatttttatgtttattaaattatttttaatttgtaaaTGGGTCATATCgagtcatatcaggtcaccacgggttgacccgaaatcgacctggtttcttttcgggttcatcgggtctaacccgattctgacccgaattcccgaaacctcaacccaaacccattaatttcgtgttaggttcgtgtcgtgttttcaggtcgtgtcgaaaattgccacaAATGGGCCATTTACATAGTAACGGGCCTCATGGTCAAAACATGGAAAATGAAACGAGTTCAttaatttccactttgtgcTGAAGCATTATTAACAAAGTAGCTCTGCTaaaataccttttttttttctcgaaaCGATGGTACTCTTGCATTGATCAATAAAAATGTTTACACATCGAGCAAAGGCCCGAAAAGCTATACACAATGTGTTCAAGAACACGGAGGAACAAGGAATTCCTCATCCAACAAAATGCCATGGGCATAAGAACTAACACTGTTACAATCTATGACACTGTTACATACCCGTGATCCAGTTCTTGTAGCATTGAATTAAGTACCGGATTTTGCTTACCACACGACAATGTAGGAAGTTTTTGGACAATTCTGAATACAAGAAATAGAGCTCTCGGGGAAAATCATCTCCCGAAATTTCCGCGCATGCAAAGCAAAATCACCTTGAAAAGGAACTAAATGCAAATAATTGGACAATTCTGAATCATCATCAACTTCAAATCATTCCTCCAATGTAATAGATTACTTCTCAGCCACCGCAAAAGCGACAGTTTACATATGACACCTTATTATGCACATTACAAGGCAAAAGCTTTCTTTCGTGTCAATTTTAACTAATCTGCATCTCAAATATGTAGTTTTGGATTACAAGCCTCATCCTCGTGAACATGGATTTGAAATTgacaaaggaaaagggaaaaagaaggcaaagggaaaagaatgtTCAATCAAATATGTTGTATAACGTCAAATTAAAATGAGATTTCACAGGGCGCATGAAAAGTCCTTCCGCGGCAAATAGATTCCAGGTTCTCACCAGCATATGAACAAAGGGGTGAAACTTCCACACCTGAATTTAACAAGTGAGGACAAGGATGTTTTGGTTAAACTTTCATATGAGTTGCACAACTGATGGTCAAGGATTTGGAGAGGTTCCCATTAGCATTATTAGATAACTCCACTATGAAAAGCAAAACTAAATTGTTTTAAGATTGATAAAATTGTAGACTATTTATCTCTTAAACAATTATTATGTTCTTATCAGATTTACATGTAAAAACTGACATACC
Encoded proteins:
- the LOC113783284 gene encoding urease accessory protein D-like isoform X4 — protein: METGKVVVERVGGKSAAIHCYSKYPLKFIIPNKVGPSQIDAVWIYTITYGGGIVSGDAIKCDISVGDGCTTVLTTQASTKVYKSVESKCSEQVLEILLEQGRYSSIAERMQDYQVIAMVILLGPKLKFIQDQIQENVKNLMSQQLRIPSGSSGRYGDIDDNPFFTRPSFLASCSVFGPKGRGVVVRIAAMTTESVYSFLQCQLSGLDSLLGVAPYR
- the LOC113783284 gene encoding urease accessory protein D-like isoform X1, translated to METGKVVVERVGGKSAAIHCYSKYPLKFIIPNKVGPSQIDAVWIYTITYGGGIVSGDAIKCDISVGDGCTTVLTTQASTKVYKSVESKCSEQVLEARIGSDALLAVIPDPVTCFSTAKYSQTQVFKVFPSSSLLIVDWITSGRYGRGEKWDFELYKSTNNIFLDADEPLFLDTILLEQGRYSSIAERMQDYQVIAMVILLGPKLKFIQDQIQENVKNLMSQQLRIPSGSSGRYGDIDDNPFFTRPSFLASCSVFGPKGRGVVVRIAAMTTESVYSFLQCQLSGLDSLLGVAPYR
- the LOC113783284 gene encoding urease accessory protein D-like isoform X2, which codes for METGKVVVERVGPSQIDAVWIYTITYGGGIVSGDAIKCDISVGDGCTTVLTTQASTKVYKSVESKCSEQVLEARIGSDALLAVIPDPVTCFSTAKYSQTQVFKVFPSSSLLIVDWITSGRYGRGEKWDFELYKSTNNIFLDADEPLFLDTILLEQGRYSSIAERMQDYQVIAMVILLGPKLKFIQDQIQENVKNLMSQQLRIPSGSSGRYGDIDDNPFFTRPSFLASCSVFGPKGRGVVVRIAAMTTESVYSFLQCQLSGLDSLLGVAPYR
- the LOC113783284 gene encoding urease accessory protein D-like isoform X3, whose amino-acid sequence is METGKVVVERVGGKSAAIHCYSKYPLKFIIPNKVGPSQIDAVWIYTITYGGGIVSVYKSVESKCSEQVLEARIGSDALLAVIPDPVTCFSTAKYSQTQVFKVFPSSSLLIVDWITSGRYGRGEKWDFELYKSTNNIFLDADEPLFLDTILLEQGRYSSIAERMQDYQVIAMVILLGPKLKFIQDQIQENVKNLMSQQLRIPSGSSGRYGDIDDNPFFTRPSFLASCSVFGPKGRGVVVRIAAMTTESVYSFLQCQLSGLDSLLGVAPYR